Proteins from one Malaya genurostris strain Urasoe2022 chromosome 2, Malgen_1.1, whole genome shotgun sequence genomic window:
- the LOC131432478 gene encoding uncharacterized protein LOC131432478 has protein sequence MKKILLTSVLLAVMFWEAKTEESLFEQDLGDQFKIDASTRGVQKVNLRCGADSMRIELKTEEDFDGVMYTRGSFYKQSEPCFVKPKRAGKSLEMKFNLDQCQTINEGEVYSNIVVVQHDPDLVTPGDAAFAVECDFRKPRGVTVSSQFQARDSVTPTSRITLTSPDPSAPTQEHNEHNSVYSDSDTVSFVPGHFANQTADGKRVKGSVETVEISSNRITDEL, from the exons aAAGTCTTTTCGAGCAAGATCTGGGTGACCAGTTCAAGATCGATGCTTCGACGCGAGGTGTGCAAAAAGTTAATCTCCGCTGCGGTGCCGATTCGATGAGAATTGAACTGAAGACCGAGGAAGACTTCGATGGTGTTATGTATACGAGGGGAAGCTTCTATAAGCAGAGTGAACCGTGTTTCGTCAAACCGAAGCGTGCAGGAAAATCGTTGGAGATGAAATTTAACCTCGACCAGTGCCAGACAATCAACGAGGGTGAAGTGTACTCGAACATCGTTGTAGTTCAGCATGATCCCGATCTGGTAACTCCGGGAGATGCTGCGTTTGCCGTAGAGTGTGACTTCCGGAAGCCACGTGGGGTAACCGTTAGTTCTCAGTTCCAGGCTAGAGATAG TGTTACACCTACATCGCGCATCACACTGACAAGTCCAGATCCTTCGGCACCCACGCAAGAACACAACGAGCACAATTCGGTTTATAGTGACTCGGATACAGTTTCGTTCGTGCCGGGCCACTTCGCGAATCAAACCGCTGACGGAAAGCGAGTGAAGGGCTCGGTGGAGACGGTCGAAATTTCATCTAACAGAATCACTGATGAACTCTGA